Proteins encoded together in one Yersinia mollaretii ATCC 43969 window:
- the xthA gene encoding exodeoxyribonuclease III → MKFVSFNINGLRARPHQLAAIIEQHQPDVIGLQETKVHDDMFPLEDVSQHGYHVFYHGQKGHYGVALLTKEKPLAVRRGFPTDEEDAQRRIIMADIATPQGPLTVINGYFPQGESRDHPIKFPAKERFYADLQQYLEQQLSADSQVLIMGDINISPTDLDIGIGEENRKRWLRTGKCSFLPEERAWLERLQSWGLVDTFRAANPDCNDQFSWFDYRSRGFDENRGLRIDLLLASQPLAARCIATGIDYEIRGMEKPSDHAPVWSEFAL, encoded by the coding sequence ATGAAGTTTGTCTCTTTTAACATCAATGGGCTACGTGCTAGACCACATCAACTCGCCGCAATAATTGAGCAGCATCAACCAGATGTCATCGGTCTTCAGGAAACAAAAGTACACGATGATATGTTTCCTCTTGAAGATGTCAGTCAGCACGGTTATCACGTTTTCTATCACGGCCAAAAAGGCCATTATGGTGTCGCACTATTAACTAAGGAGAAGCCTTTGGCAGTGCGTCGTGGCTTCCCTACGGATGAAGAGGATGCTCAGCGCCGTATTATCATGGCTGACATTGCGACACCACAAGGTCCTCTAACCGTCATTAATGGTTATTTTCCTCAAGGGGAAAGTCGTGATCATCCCATAAAGTTTCCAGCAAAAGAGCGTTTCTACGCAGATTTACAGCAGTATCTGGAACAACAGCTTTCAGCCGATTCTCAGGTGCTGATTATGGGTGATATCAATATTAGCCCGACGGATCTGGATATTGGTATCGGCGAAGAGAACAGAAAACGCTGGTTACGTACCGGTAAATGTTCATTCCTGCCTGAAGAGCGTGCGTGGTTAGAGCGGTTACAAAGTTGGGGGTTGGTCGATACATTCCGTGCAGCAAATCCTGATTGCAATGATCAATTTTCATGGTTTGATTACCGCTCGCGGGGCTTTGATGAAAATAGAGGTCTGCGCATTGATTTATTGCTGGCAAGCCAGCCATTAGCGGCCCGCTGTATCGCCACAGGCATTGATTACGAGATTCGTGGAATGGAGAAACCCTCTGATCACGCACCTGTATGGTCTGAGTTCGCACTCTAA
- a CDS encoding LysR family transcriptional regulator: protein MFLSRKLEAFMAVVENGSLSKAARVMNRTIPPVAKSIKDFEYIIGKKLFKREKFGMSLTRDGEVLYNDLKDLYQQEKEITKKHLTGHVSNVINIYYDWGKSESLIKLCKVAEKNNIQANVIQFFYENIDDIGDYDGNSLILSSEIIPSDKFMLLNEVVNSSFGIYGRKDIINESQDILSVLHNNIWLCNPVLYRSKIIKNLEESVKKQYNKVSVRQVDNLICCLNFIYSGRYVCITDSVLDGFNDDSKLDFINLSSFNHEGKLYFYKSRSHSSVLNRLIDYIQTLA, encoded by the coding sequence ATGTTTCTATCTAGAAAGCTAGAGGCCTTTATGGCAGTAGTTGAAAATGGCTCGCTGAGTAAGGCTGCAAGGGTGATGAACAGAACGATCCCCCCTGTAGCAAAATCAATAAAAGATTTTGAATATATAATAGGGAAAAAATTATTCAAACGAGAAAAGTTTGGTATGAGTCTAACTAGAGATGGTGAGGTTTTATATAACGATCTAAAGGATTTGTATCAACAAGAAAAAGAGATTACGAAAAAGCACCTGACCGGGCATGTTTCCAATGTCATCAATATTTACTACGATTGGGGTAAAAGTGAAAGTCTAATAAAATTATGCAAAGTGGCTGAAAAAAATAATATTCAAGCCAATGTAATTCAATTCTTTTATGAAAATATTGATGACATTGGGGATTATGATGGAAATTCACTAATCCTGTCATCAGAAATAATTCCCAGTGATAAATTTATGTTGCTAAATGAAGTGGTGAATAGTAGTTTTGGCATTTATGGTAGAAAAGATATTATTAATGAAAGCCAAGATATATTAAGTGTTCTTCATAATAATATTTGGTTATGCAATCCAGTATTATACAGAAGCAAAATTATTAAAAATTTAGAGGAAAGTGTTAAAAAACAATACAATAAAGTCAGTGTTAGGCAGGTAGATAATTTGATCTGTTGCTTGAATTTTATCTACTCTGGGCGATACGTATGTATTACAGACTCAGTTCTGGATGGTTTTAATGATGATTCTAAACTCGATTTTATAAATTTATCGAGTTTTAATCATGAGGGTAAATTATACTTCTATAAGTCACGTTCACATTCAAGTGTATTAAATAGACTCATTGACTACATCCAGACACTAGCCTAA
- the purU gene encoding formyltetrahydrofolate deformylase: MPHQNVQKKVLRTMCPDAKGLIAKITNICYKHQLNIVQNNEFVDHLTGRFFMRTELEGIFNDTTLLADLDDALPEGTNRELHAAGRRRIVIMVTKEAHCLGDLLMKSAYGGLDVEIAAVIGNHDALKVLVERFDIPFHLISHEGLTRDQHDQRLIEQIEQYQPDYVVLAKYMRVLTPAFVQRFPYQIINIHHSFLPAFIGARPYHQAYERGVKIIGATAHYVNDSLDEGPIIMQDVIHVDHSYTAEDMMRAGRDVEKNVLSRALYRVLAQRVFVYGNRTVIL, encoded by the coding sequence ATGCCACACCAGAATGTACAGAAGAAAGTGTTACGCACAATGTGCCCTGACGCCAAAGGCTTAATCGCAAAAATCACCAATATTTGCTATAAGCACCAGTTGAATATTGTACAGAATAATGAATTCGTTGATCACCTGACGGGTCGTTTTTTCATGCGTACAGAGCTAGAGGGTATTTTTAACGATACTACTCTGCTAGCGGATTTGGACGATGCATTACCCGAAGGCACTAACCGTGAATTGCACGCGGCTGGGCGACGTCGGATAGTCATCATGGTAACAAAAGAAGCACATTGTCTCGGCGACTTATTAATGAAGAGCGCCTATGGTGGACTGGATGTCGAAATTGCGGCAGTGATCGGTAACCACGATGCACTTAAGGTACTGGTTGAGCGCTTTGATATTCCTTTCCACCTGATAAGCCATGAAGGTTTGACTCGTGATCAACATGATCAACGCTTAATTGAGCAAATTGAGCAATACCAACCAGATTATGTTGTATTGGCTAAATACATGCGTGTCCTAACACCTGCCTTTGTTCAACGCTTCCCTTACCAGATTATTAATATCCACCACTCATTTTTGCCCGCATTTATCGGCGCACGCCCTTACCATCAGGCTTATGAGCGCGGTGTGAAAATCATTGGTGCCACGGCTCACTACGTGAACGATAGTTTGGACGAAGGTCCAATTATCATGCAGGATGTCATTCATGTTGATCATTCCTATACAGCTGAAGATATGATGCGTGCTGGGCGCGATGTTGAAAAAAATGTTCTTAGCCGTGCTCTGTATCGTGTTTTGGCACAGCGTGTTTTTGTTTACGGTAACCGTACCGTTATTCTCTAA
- a CDS encoding YchJ family protein, with protein MSEQCPCGNTIEYQKCCEPYILGTQIAAKPAVLMRSRYSAYVKKNVDYLIKTWHPGCGAQDWRAGIIQSFANTSWVGLTVIAETAGSHDDEAFVEFIAHFTDENRAQVSAMHERSRFLRIKEHWYYIDGVRPSVGRNDICPCGSGKKYKKCCGH; from the coding sequence TTGTCAGAACAGTGTCCCTGCGGTAACACCATTGAATATCAAAAATGCTGTGAACCCTACATTCTGGGTACTCAGATTGCAGCTAAACCTGCAGTATTGATGCGCTCCCGTTACAGTGCCTATGTTAAAAAGAATGTGGACTACCTGATTAAAACCTGGCATCCAGGTTGCGGAGCACAGGATTGGCGGGCGGGGATAATTCAAAGCTTTGCCAATACGTCATGGGTCGGGTTAACCGTCATCGCCGAAACAGCAGGCAGCCATGATGATGAAGCTTTTGTTGAATTTATTGCCCATTTTACTGATGAAAACAGGGCACAGGTCAGCGCAATGCATGAACGTTCCCGCTTCCTTCGCATAAAAGAACACTGGTATTATATCGACGGAGTACGGCCTTCCGTGGGTAGAAATGATATCTGCCCTTGCGGTTCGGGGAAAAAATATAAGAAGTGTTGCGGACATTAG
- the rssB gene encoding two-component system response regulator RssB — MEKPLVGKNILVVEDETVFRTVIARFLGSLGATVHQAGNGLEALDHLKVESPDLILCDLAMPQMGGIEFVERLLIQGVKIPVLVISATDKMADIAKVLRLGVKDVLLKPIVDLNRLREAVLACLYPALFTSHAIEETELIQDWEALRKNPQDAAQLLKQLQPPAHQTIAHCRINYRQLTMVEQPGLVLDIAALSDKDLAFYCLDVTRAGDNGVLAALLLRVLFNGILQEHLAHQQQRLPQMSSLLKQVNQLLRRTHLDGQFPLLVGYYHVEQQNLILVSAGLHANVSAGKNQVQLSNGVPLGTLKTAHLNQISQRCDAWQCQVWGGGSRLRLMLSADE; from the coding sequence ATGGAAAAACCACTAGTAGGTAAAAATATTTTAGTCGTCGAGGATGAAACGGTCTTTCGAACTGTCATCGCAAGATTCCTTGGCTCACTTGGCGCTACGGTTCACCAGGCAGGAAATGGACTAGAGGCGTTAGACCATCTTAAAGTTGAGTCTCCGGACCTGATACTTTGCGATCTCGCTATGCCTCAAATGGGTGGTATCGAATTTGTTGAGCGATTACTCATTCAAGGGGTGAAGATCCCGGTTCTCGTTATTTCAGCCACAGATAAAATGGCTGATATCGCGAAAGTCTTACGTCTGGGAGTTAAGGATGTTTTATTAAAGCCGATAGTGGATTTAAACCGTTTACGTGAGGCGGTGTTGGCTTGTCTTTATCCTGCGCTATTTACCTCACATGCCATTGAAGAAACAGAGCTTATTCAAGATTGGGAGGCGCTGCGCAAGAATCCGCAGGATGCCGCTCAGTTATTAAAGCAATTACAACCACCAGCCCACCAGACTATCGCTCACTGCCGAATAAATTATCGACAATTAACCATGGTTGAGCAACCGGGGCTTGTGCTTGATATTGCAGCATTATCAGATAAGGATTTGGCTTTTTATTGTCTGGATGTCACCCGAGCGGGGGATAATGGTGTTCTAGCAGCGCTATTATTGCGGGTGCTATTCAACGGGATACTACAAGAGCATTTGGCACATCAACAACAGCGTCTACCGCAAATGTCATCTTTGCTTAAACAAGTTAATCAACTATTAAGGCGTACCCATCTGGATGGGCAATTTCCATTACTCGTCGGCTATTATCATGTGGAACAGCAAAATTTAATTTTGGTTTCGGCAGGTCTACATGCCAATGTCAGTGCAGGGAAAAACCAGGTCCAACTCAGTAATGGGGTGCCTTTAGGCACCTTAAAAACGGCACACTTAAATCAAATTAGTCAGCGTTGTGATGCATGGCAATGCCAAGTGTGGGGGGGCGGGAGTCGTTTAAGGTTGATGCTTTCAGCCGATGAGTAG
- a CDS encoding UDP-glucose dehydrogenase family protein: MKVTVFGIGYVGLVQAAVLAEVGHDVLCIDVDANKVADLQKGRIAIFEPGLAPLVKENYEEGRLRFSTDAQAGVMHGCIQFIAVGTPPDEDGAADLKYVLEVASTIAKYMDSPKVIIDKSTVPVGTADKVQQRIKAVLEQRGLEIAFNVVSNPEFLKEGAAVADCKRPERIVIGIDSDDNGVIDLISELYEPFNRNHDRMLIMDVRSAELTKYAANGMLATKISFMNEIANIAERLGADVEKVRQGIGSDSRIGYHFIYSGCGYGGSCFPKDIQALIRTAESCDYQPQLLRAVEQINNEQKYKLTDFIQHHFDSQLANKTFALWGLAFKPNTDDMREAPSRVLMETLWRAGAIIQAYDPEAMDEAQRIYGARDDLRLMGTKESALQGADALIICTEWQNFRAPDFDMIKSRLKQPVIFDGRNLYDPERLNSRGFTYYGIGRGASINQVK, translated from the coding sequence ATGAAAGTGACGGTTTTTGGTATTGGTTATGTAGGACTCGTCCAAGCCGCAGTGCTGGCTGAAGTCGGTCATGATGTTCTTTGCATCGATGTCGATGCAAACAAGGTTGCTGATCTGCAAAAAGGCCGTATCGCAATTTTTGAGCCGGGCTTGGCACCCTTGGTGAAAGAGAACTATGAGGAGGGTCGTCTTCGATTTTCAACCGATGCACAAGCAGGTGTTATGCATGGCTGCATTCAATTTATTGCTGTGGGAACTCCTCCTGATGAAGATGGAGCTGCTGACCTTAAATATGTACTGGAAGTTGCTAGCACCATTGCTAAATATATGGATAGCCCTAAAGTTATTATTGATAAATCTACTGTTCCTGTGGGGACGGCGGATAAAGTGCAACAAAGGATAAAAGCGGTTCTAGAGCAGCGTGGTCTGGAAATAGCCTTCAACGTGGTCTCAAATCCTGAATTTCTAAAAGAAGGGGCCGCCGTAGCTGACTGCAAACGGCCGGAGCGTATTGTTATTGGTATTGATAGTGATGACAATGGCGTCATTGATTTAATTAGCGAGCTATATGAGCCATTTAATCGTAATCATGATCGCATGCTAATTATGGATGTTCGCAGCGCGGAACTGACCAAATATGCAGCAAATGGCATGTTGGCAACAAAAATCAGTTTCATGAATGAGATTGCAAATATAGCTGAGCGGCTGGGTGCAGATGTCGAAAAAGTACGGCAGGGCATTGGGTCGGATTCCCGCATTGGCTACCATTTCATTTATTCGGGCTGTGGTTATGGTGGCTCCTGTTTTCCAAAAGATATTCAGGCATTAATTCGGACAGCAGAAAGTTGCGATTATCAACCTCAACTGTTGCGGGCTGTGGAGCAAATCAATAACGAACAGAAGTATAAGTTGACAGATTTTATTCAACATCATTTTGATTCACAGCTTGCCAATAAAACATTTGCTCTTTGGGGGTTAGCATTCAAACCCAATACCGATGATATGCGTGAAGCTCCAAGTCGGGTTTTAATGGAGACATTATGGCGGGCTGGAGCGATTATTCAAGCTTATGACCCAGAAGCCATGGATGAAGCTCAGCGCATTTATGGTGCAAGAGATGACCTAAGATTAATGGGTACAAAAGAGTCGGCGCTACAGGGGGCTGATGCTTTGATTATTTGTACTGAGTGGCAGAATTTTAGAGCACCTGATTTTGACATGATCAAATCTAGATTAAAACAGCCAGTTATTTTTGATGGGCGCAATTTGTACGATCCTGAGCGCTTAAATAGCCGGGGATTCACTTATTATGGGATTGGTCGTGGAGCGTCGATTAATCAAGTGAAATAA
- the hns gene encoding histone-like nucleoid-structuring protein H-NS gives MSEALKILNNIRTLRAQARECTLETLEEMLEKLEVVVNERREEDSQVQAEIEERERKLSQYREMLIADGIDPNELLQTMSATKATTKAKRAARPAKYKYVDENGETKTWTGQGRTPAVIKKAIEEEGKSLDDFLL, from the coding sequence ATGAGCGAAGCGTTAAAGATTCTTAACAACATCCGTACTCTACGTGCACAAGCACGCGAATGCACTCTTGAAACTTTAGAAGAAATGCTGGAGAAGCTTGAAGTGGTCGTTAACGAACGCCGCGAAGAAGATTCTCAAGTACAAGCTGAAATTGAAGAACGCGAACGTAAATTGAGCCAATACCGTGAAATGCTTATTGCTGACGGTATTGACCCAAATGAACTGCTGCAAACTATGAGTGCAACTAAAGCGACGACTAAAGCGAAGCGTGCTGCACGTCCAGCTAAATATAAGTATGTAGACGAAAATGGCGAAACGAAAACCTGGACAGGCCAAGGCCGTACTCCAGCAGTGATTAAGAAAGCCATTGAAGAAGAAGGCAAATCACTAGATGATTTCCTGCTGTAA